One region of Sphingomonas abietis genomic DNA includes:
- a CDS encoding RDD family protein, whose amino-acid sequence MPKEIKRVRMLVTPEGVPLPLELGDAGQRAGAFLIDMLILVGSIVAITIFLLFVSKSIPGKGIDRVLGLIWTIGLFLLRNFYFTWFEARPRGATPGKRALGLRVIARHGGRLTLDSVIARNALREVEAFLPIMLMVASLATRGYQSWILICALGWTAIFLLMPLMNRDRLRAGDLLAGTWVIRVPKRPLLPELSADAEETLFTEAELDAYGVYELEMLEQVIRQAQPAAVATVTLTIAQRIDRRHWSDDGGPRDLAFLHTYYAALRGRLEHKLLYGKRRADKHDRG is encoded by the coding sequence ATGCCCAAGGAGATCAAGCGCGTCCGCATGCTGGTGACGCCCGAAGGGGTGCCGCTGCCACTGGAACTGGGCGATGCCGGCCAGCGCGCCGGCGCCTTCCTGATCGACATGCTGATCCTGGTCGGATCGATCGTGGCGATCACCATCTTCCTGCTGTTCGTGTCCAAGTCGATCCCCGGCAAAGGCATCGATCGCGTGCTCGGTCTGATCTGGACGATCGGGCTCTTCCTGCTGCGCAACTTCTACTTCACCTGGTTCGAGGCGCGGCCCCGCGGCGCCACGCCCGGCAAGCGGGCGCTCGGCCTGCGCGTGATCGCCCGCCATGGCGGCCGGCTGACGCTCGATTCCGTGATCGCGCGCAACGCCTTGCGGGAAGTGGAAGCCTTCCTGCCGATCATGCTGATGGTGGCCAGCCTCGCCACCCGGGGCTACCAGAGCTGGATCCTGATCTGCGCGCTCGGCTGGACGGCGATCTTTCTGCTCATGCCATTGATGAACCGGGATCGGCTGCGCGCGGGCGATCTGCTCGCCGGAACCTGGGTGATCCGCGTGCCGAAACGTCCACTCCTGCCGGAATTGTCGGCCGACGCGGAGGAAACCCTTTTCACCGAGGCCGAACTCGATGCCTATGGCGTCTACGAGCTGGAAATGCTGGAACAGGTGATCCGGCAGGCGCAGCCCGCGGCCGTCGCGACCGTCACCCTCACTATTGCCCAGCGGATCGATCGCCGCCATTGGAGCGACGATGGCGGGCCTCGCGATCTCGCCTTCCTGCACACTTATTATGCCGCCCTGCGCGGCCGGCTCGAACATAAATTGCTGTACGGCAAGCGCCGCGCCGACAAGCATGATCGCGGCTGA
- a CDS encoding stage II sporulation protein M, with the protein MALTLPFRRKRDPDPPAPVQRRLDPLPSARFRAEREADWRRLDALLSKVEKRSAAALTDEELLALPTLYRATVSALAVARETSLDRALIDYLEGLSTRAYFFLYGVRGRIGPRIAAFFRHDWPAAVLSLWRETVGSVLLLVAGTIAGYALVASDSNWFMALAGGMAQGRSPSATTQQLRDILYKGGTDGLEGLATFLFTHNAQISLLCFALGFLLAVPSTILILMNGLTLGAFLALYADRGLAGELVGWLFVHGTTELFAITLAGAAGIRIGWAVAFPGRLSRLDGMAAAGRQSGTVMAGVVVMLFVAALLEGFVRQLVTIDWLRYLIGGAMLALWLAYFYGPAGRRR; encoded by the coding sequence ATGGCCCTCACTTTGCCCTTCCGTCGCAAGCGCGATCCCGATCCACCCGCACCCGTGCAGCGACGGCTCGATCCACTCCCCTCCGCCCGCTTCCGCGCCGAACGCGAAGCCGACTGGCGTCGGCTGGACGCGTTGCTGAGCAAGGTCGAGAAACGCTCTGCCGCAGCGCTGACCGACGAGGAGTTGCTGGCGCTGCCGACGCTCTATCGCGCGACCGTCTCGGCGCTGGCGGTGGCGCGGGAGACGTCGCTGGATCGGGCGCTGATCGACTATCTCGAGGGGCTGTCCACCCGCGCCTATTTCTTCCTCTACGGAGTGCGGGGCCGGATCGGGCCGCGCATCGCCGCCTTCTTCCGGCATGACTGGCCCGCCGCCGTGCTCAGCCTGTGGCGCGAGACGGTGGGATCGGTGCTGCTGCTCGTCGCCGGCACGATCGCCGGCTATGCGCTGGTCGCCTCCGACTCGAACTGGTTCATGGCGCTGGCCGGCGGCATGGCCCAGGGCCGATCGCCGAGCGCCACCACCCAGCAATTGCGCGACATCCTCTACAAAGGCGGCACCGACGGGCTGGAAGGCCTTGCCACCTTCCTGTTCACCCACAATGCCCAGATCTCGCTGCTGTGCTTCGCGCTCGGCTTCCTGCTGGCGGTGCCGAGCACCATCCTGATCCTGATGAACGGGCTGACGCTGGGTGCCTTCCTCGCGCTCTACGCCGATCGTGGATTGGCCGGCGAACTGGTCGGCTGGCTGTTCGTCCATGGCACCACCGAATTGTTCGCGATCACGCTGGCGGGCGCGGCGGGCATCCGCATCGGCTGGGCGGTGGCCTTCCCCGGCCGGCTCTCCCGGCTGGACGGCATGGCGGCGGCAGGGCGACAATCGGGGACGGTGATGGCGGGCGTCGTCGTCATGCTGTTCGTGGCGGCCTTGCTCGAAGGCTTCGTGCGCCAGCTCGTCACCATCGACTGGCTGCGCTACCTGATCGGCGGTGCGATGCTGGCGCTGTGGCTCGCCTATTTCTACGGGCCGGCGGGGCGCCGCCGATGA